A genomic segment from Marmota flaviventris isolate mMarFla1 chromosome 7, mMarFla1.hap1, whole genome shotgun sequence encodes:
- the Utp3 gene encoding something about silencing protein 10, with the protein MVGRSRSRRRGASKWAAVQAKASGTTAYENEDLGSPPSPGDSSYYQDQVDDFHEARSRAALAKRWSEVESGDEEDGDDEEEVLALDTDDEDRESEGDEENDDDDGDGSGSSVQSENEASVDPSLSWGQRKKLYYDTDYGSKSRGRQSQQEVEEEEREEEEEAKVIQRRLAQALQEDDFGVAWVEAFAKPVPEVDEAETRVVKDLAKVSVKEKLKMLRKESPELLELIEDLKVKLTEMKDELEPLLQLVEQRIIPSGKGSKYLRIKYNLYLNYCSNISFYLILKARRAPAHGHPVIERLVTYRNLINKLSVVDQRLSSEIRHLLKGDALKKELNAKAKFTNAKPKSVSEASAASAIDLSDGSDIDEEDALKYYKEMDDRQKFKRKIEENSIEEQALEDQNVKRAITYQIAKNRGLTPRRKKIDRNPRVKHREKFRRAKIRRRGQVREVRKEEQRYSGELSGIRAGVKKSIKLK; encoded by the coding sequence ATGGTTGGGAGATCCCGGTCCCGGCGGCGGGGAGCGTCCAAATGGGCAGCTGTGCAAGCCAAGGCAAGTGGCACCACCGCGTATGAAAATGAAGATTTAGGATCGCCACCCTCACCTGGAGACTCTAGCTACTACCAGGATCAGGTAGATGATTTTCATGAGGCACGATCTCGGGCAGCCCTGGCCAAGCGCTGGAGCGAGGTTGAGAGTGGGGATGAGGAGGACggtgatgatgaggaggaggtgCTGGCCTTAGACACTGACGACGAAGATCGAGAGAGTGAGGGGGATGaggaaaatgatgatgatgatggtgatggtagtggaAGCTCCGTGCAGAGTGAAAATGAGGCTTCCGTGGATCCCAGTTTGTCGTGGGGTCAGAGGAAAAAACTTTACTATGACACAGACTATGGTTCCAAATCCCGGGGTCGGCAGAGTCAACaagaagtagaggaagaggaaagagaggaggaggaggaggcaaagGTAATTCAGCGGCGTCTAGCCCAGGCCCTACAAGAGGATGATTTTGGAGTTGCCTGGGTGGAGGCCTTTGCAAAACCAGTGCCTGAGGTAGATGAGGCTGAGACACGGGTCGTGAAAGATTTGGCTAAAGTTTCAGTGAAAGAGAAGCTGAAGATGTTGCGAAAGGAATCACCAGAGCTCTTGGAACTAATAGAAGACCTGAAAGTCAAGTTGACAGAAATGAAGGATGAGCTGGAGCCATTGTTACAGTTGGTGGAACAACGGATTATTCCATCCGGAAAAGGAAGCAAATATCTGAGAATCAAGTATAACCTCTACCTGAACTATTGTTCCAACATCAGTTTTTATTTGATCCTAAAAGCTAGAAGAGCCCCTGCACATGGACATCCTGTCATAGAAAGGCTTGTCACCTACAGAAATCTAATCAACAAACTGTCAGTTGTGGATCAGAGGCTGTCCTCTGAAATTCGTCATCTACTCAAAGGTGATGCTTTAAAGAAAGAACTGAATGCAAAAGCAAAATTCACCAATGCCAAGCCAAAATCTGTTTCAGAGGCTTCTGCTGCTTCAGCTATAGATCTCTCTGATGGTTCCGATATTGATGAAGAAGATGCATTGAAATACTACAAAGAAATGGATGACAGGCAAAAGTTTAAGagaaagatagaagaaaatagCATTGAAGAACAGGCTCTTGAAGATCAAAATGTAAAGAGAGCCATTACCTACCAGATTGCCAAAAATAGGGGACTTAcacctagaagaaagaaaatcgATCGCAATCCCAGAGTGAAACATAGGGAGAAGTTCAGAAGAGCCAAAATTCGAAGAAGAGGCCAGGTTCGAGAAGTTCGTAAAGAAGAGCAACGCTATAGTGGTGAATTATCTGGCATTCGTGCAGGAGTTAAAAAGAGCATTAAGCTTAAGTAA